From a region of the Flavobacterium branchiarum genome:
- a CDS encoding LTA synthase family protein — MKKFAFLKPIFNFIAIGLLITTLSRIFLFFIFKDRVVETPNFWYIFPIGLRMDLILLCYLSFLPAILVTLLPNSCIKFTNKFLVVYSFLFLFLILFVELATPDFVKQYDTRPNKIFLDYLIYPREVVGMLLKSYLVSIIVTFVILGVVIYFAFKKGQKYFHTHPADYKFKLIVFPFVAFLLFFGARSSLTSKRPINASNAVFSTDQLTNTLGLNSFYTVAFAAYSIKNEGNTKMYGKMEEAEAIARVKKYMTVNPADFTDPEIPFLHIQNPDTLLKRPYNLVIFLQESLGAEYVGILGGKPLTPEFDKLSKEGLLFTNLYCTGTRSVRGIEAVVTGFLPSPSESVVKLGNSQQGFFTLADALKQKGYETSFIYGGMANFDNMASFFNGNGFEDIVDQEDFDSDGHKYAFKGTWGYSDEDLVVKANNYFKGKGDKPFFSLMFSTSNHEPFEYPEGRIKPYDKKPATVNNAMKYADFSIGKFFEMAKKETYFKNTIFIVIADHNTRTYGKNLVPINKFHIPALILGPGVPKGKAYGKLASQIDIPPTLLSYIGAQFETPMVGRNLTQIGPDVKGRSIMQFNDINAFRVENKVVIMQPNLKPLQFEIKNDTTLIPVKLDEELAKDALAHVVTAGNLYKQNKYKLRKKK, encoded by the coding sequence ATGAAAAAATTCGCTTTTTTAAAACCAATTTTTAATTTTATAGCAATTGGATTGCTAATTACTACATTAAGTCGAATATTTTTATTTTTTATATTTAAGGATAGAGTAGTTGAAACACCAAATTTCTGGTACATTTTCCCAATTGGGTTGCGAATGGACTTGATATTGCTTTGCTATTTGTCATTTCTTCCAGCGATTTTAGTGACTTTATTGCCTAATAGCTGTATCAAATTTACAAACAAGTTTTTGGTGGTTTATAGTTTCTTATTTCTGTTTCTGATTCTTTTTGTAGAATTAGCAACACCAGATTTTGTGAAACAATATGATACGCGTCCAAACAAGATATTCTTAGATTATTTGATATATCCTAGAGAAGTTGTAGGCATGCTTTTAAAAAGTTACTTAGTATCTATCATTGTTACTTTTGTAATCTTAGGAGTTGTAATCTATTTTGCTTTTAAGAAAGGACAAAAATATTTTCATACGCATCCAGCAGATTATAAATTCAAATTAATTGTATTCCCATTTGTAGCTTTTCTATTGTTCTTCGGAGCACGTTCAAGTCTTACCTCAAAGCGACCAATCAACGCAAGTAATGCTGTTTTCTCTACAGATCAGTTAACGAATACTTTAGGTTTAAATTCATTTTATACGGTAGCTTTTGCTGCTTACTCTATTAAGAATGAAGGAAACACTAAGATGTATGGTAAAATGGAAGAAGCTGAGGCTATTGCTCGTGTGAAAAAATACATGACAGTAAATCCTGCTGATTTTACAGATCCAGAAATTCCATTTCTACACATTCAAAATCCAGATACACTTTTAAAGCGACCATACAACTTGGTTATATTTTTACAAGAAAGTCTAGGAGCAGAATATGTTGGTATTTTAGGAGGTAAACCATTAACACCAGAATTTGATAAGCTTTCAAAAGAGGGATTGCTTTTTACAAATTTATACTGTACAGGAACGCGTAGTGTACGTGGGATTGAAGCTGTTGTTACAGGGTTTCTTCCTTCACCTTCAGAAAGTGTGGTGAAATTAGGAAACTCACAACAAGGATTTTTTACTTTGGCGGATGCCTTAAAACAAAAAGGATACGAAACGAGTTTCATCTACGGAGGAATGGCCAATTTTGATAATATGGCTTCTTTCTTTAATGGAAACGGATTTGAAGATATCGTAGATCAGGAAGATTTTGATAGCGATGGACATAAATACGCATTTAAAGGAACTTGGGGGTATTCTGATGAAGATTTGGTTGTTAAAGCAAATAATTATTTCAAAGGTAAAGGGGACAAACCATTCTTTTCATTGATGTTTTCTACTTCTAATCACGAACCGTTTGAGTATCCTGAAGGAAGAATTAAACCATACGATAAGAAACCAGCAACGGTTAATAACGCTATGAAATATGCCGATTTTTCGATTGGTAAATTCTTCGAAATGGCTAAAAAAGAAACGTATTTCAAAAACACAATTTTTATTGTAATTGCAGATCACAACACAAGAACATACGGAAAGAATTTAGTTCCAATAAACAAGTTTCATATCCCAGCTTTAATTTTGGGACCAGGAGTTCCTAAAGGGAAAGCATACGGTAAATTAGCAAGTCAGATTGATATTCCGCCTACTTTGTTAAGTTACATCGGTGCTCAGTTTGAAACGCCAATGGTCGGAAGAAATTTAACTCAAATTGGTCCAGATGTAAAAGGAAGATCAATTATGCAATTTAATGATATCAATGCTTTTAGAGTAGAGAATAAGGTTGTGATCATGCAACCAAATTTAAAACCATTGCAATTCGAAATTAAAAATGATACTACTTTAATTCCTGTTAAGCTAGACGAAGAACTTGCAAAAGATGCTTTGGCACACGTAGTAACTGCAGGGAATTTATATAAACAAAACAAGTATAAGCTTAGAAAGAAGAAGTAG
- the meaB gene encoding methylmalonyl Co-A mutase-associated GTPase MeaB: MSTHKKQGSSLNEKPGISQPEITSGASIEQIQRFRRIQPTAQELVSGILSGNITALSRAITLIESTNPDHLAKANEIINSCLPHANRSVRIGITGVPGVGKSTFIEAFGKQLTGLGKKLAVLAVDPSSSFSHGSILGDKTRMEELVKDENAFIRPSASGETLGGVARKTRETIILCEAAGFDTILIETVGVGQSETAVHSMVDFFLLLKIAGAGDELQGIKRGIMEMADAIVINKADGDNIKKARLAKTEFNRALHLFPAKKSGWQPTVSTCSAITHEGIPEVWQTILDYLDMAKKSHYFQEKRKEQNQFWMMETINEQLKNNFYNHPEIITELDKNKKAVQNDEVSPFAAASILLELFQKRS; encoded by the coding sequence TTGTCAACACATAAAAAACAAGGAAGTAGCTTAAATGAAAAGCCTGGAATTTCGCAACCTGAAATCACCAGTGGTGCATCAATTGAGCAAATTCAACGTTTTAGACGAATTCAACCTACTGCACAAGAATTAGTTTCTGGTATTTTATCAGGAAACATAACTGCTTTAAGTAGAGCAATTACACTTATAGAAAGTACCAACCCTGACCATCTAGCCAAAGCAAATGAAATAATCAATAGTTGCCTACCGCATGCCAACCGATCGGTACGAATAGGAATTACAGGTGTTCCAGGCGTTGGAAAAAGTACTTTTATAGAAGCTTTTGGTAAACAACTAACTGGATTAGGGAAAAAATTAGCTGTATTAGCAGTCGATCCAAGTAGTTCGTTTTCGCACGGAAGTATTCTTGGCGATAAAACCCGAATGGAAGAACTTGTTAAAGATGAAAATGCTTTTATAAGACCTAGTGCCTCTGGAGAAACTCTTGGAGGCGTTGCTCGTAAAACCAGAGAAACTATTATACTTTGTGAAGCGGCTGGATTTGATACCATTTTAATCGAAACTGTTGGTGTTGGACAAAGCGAAACTGCTGTTCATAGCATGGTCGATTTTTTCTTACTGCTTAAAATTGCTGGTGCTGGCGATGAGCTACAAGGCATTAAAAGGGGAATTATGGAAATGGCAGACGCTATTGTAATTAATAAAGCCGATGGCGACAATATTAAGAAAGCAAGACTTGCCAAAACGGAGTTTAATAGAGCGTTGCATTTATTCCCTGCCAAAAAATCAGGATGGCAACCTACCGTATCTACTTGTAGTGCTATCACACACGAAGGAATCCCCGAAGTCTGGCAAACGATTCTTGATTATCTTGATATGGCAAAAAAGTCGCATTATTTTCAAGAAAAGAGAAAAGAGCAGAATCAATTTTGGATGATGGAAACTATAAACGAACAATTAAAAAATAATTTTTATAATCATCCCGAAATCATAACTGAACTAGATAAAAACAAAAAAGCGGTACAAAATGATGAAGTCTCTCCTTTTGCAGCTGCGAGTATTTTATTGGAATTGTTTCAAAAAAGGTCCTAA